ATTAAGTCGGGTATCACCTGTGCAGGAAGTTGACCTTGCAGCAGTACCCTACACCGTAACAGTTCTTCGCTTATAGCCCGAAGAGCTTCTTCCATCTTGTTGGACGTTTTCGATATCCTGGCATAAAAGagagattattaatttttttttcatatatagaaAAATTGTATATTGTGAATATGAATTAGTTGCTTTTAGTTCTATTTACTTGTGGTTTCTTATTCGTTACGTAAACACTTGAaagcattttaatttattttttgtgggcatagtaatttttaatttagagcAAACCCATTATATATCACTAATTAATATCACTAAAAGTGGATAGAATGTTAtccaaaataatgaaaaaaaatttaaacaaaaataactccGAATTATTACTTACTCAATCGAATCAGGGTGTTTATCTCTCATTTCTAAATCAGATAGctttttaactgaaaaataaagcaaACATAACTTACGAAACTCTTGAAAAAATAGTTCTTCACAGATTTAAGGGCATTAACTAAAAAGTTAATGTTTGTTTACAATATAACCAAGAAGCTGTAGGTAAAGAGCAAAATTACTTCCATCCATGCCTTAAACTtagattacatttttatttacaccaTAAATTGCCAGTAGTTACCTCCAGCAACAGGCACCTCTCCCAGGCTCAAAGACCCATAATCCGTGGTGGTAGCAGCCGCGTAAGATTCAGTAAATGTTGATGTGACTTTCTCTTCTCCAGGTGAGATGTAATCTCGAGGACTTTTATCTAGAAAGTGGCATAAATGAAATCATCTTTATTGACTCACTCAAAATCACTATAAAAGCAAAGTCTTTGCGGGTTTACTTCTAAATATAAGTTATTAttgaaaatgaagaaaaaaGCCTTCAACAACAATTATTCATTGATTAGAGCAATTTTTATCACCTTCATTGGGGAGATCCGTCAAAGAAGATATCTCTTGATCGGTGTTGTCAGGAGAAGTTGAGCGTGTCAATTCTGCTGAGCGATCCACTTTGTATGTCTTCTGATGCTTAGGAGTGGACGTTTTTACACGTTGAGCCATCCGATATTGTTTTTGAGTCACTTCTATTTCTTTCAGATCTAAAATATAGTATTGACACGGttataacacaaaaataaaggCAAAGTGTTACACAATATGGTAAATCTTACTAACCTAAACGATTGTGATCATTGCCAGACAGATTTGAGAATGGTACTCGGTTATTTTCATTCTCAACATGATACGTCGCATCTCCGTGTAAATTGTCTTGATTAGCTTTACCATCAACTGTGTAAGTTGAATTTCCAGAAGCAGTACCACCTGATTCTTTACTTGAGTTTTGTACGCCATTTATCCTTTTAGATTTCTTTTTCATGCTTAGAAGTTCATTAATATCTTGTACTTTCATGTTTTCATCCCTATTAAAGCAACCGTCTTTCTCACAGCTTACATGCAAAATTGACTCATGGTCTCTATCAGTATTGtctgacttttgttttttatagtttattttcttctttatattaatttcatttatttttagtcCTGCACTATTATCCTGGCATGAATCACCCATAACTTGTCCGTTTCTCTGAGTTTCTGCACTTGAATCAATAATGGTTATAGCTGACTCAAGTAGAGTTTCATTTTTATCGTAGCTCACTTTCAAGTCCTTAACCTGATCTCTTCTGGAATCTTTATCACTGGATCTTCTTCTCTTCTTTTCATAATCCTTACTAATAATTTCTGGTTCACTTTGATTACAAAGTTCAGTAGTATCGTTGTTTCTAACGACTTTACTATCGACGTCATTTTCTTGTAACAGTTTGTCGTTATTAGAATCAGAGTTACTATtcagtttattttgtttggaactatttaaaatattgttttgtttatttttctcatGATATAACATTTTTGCTGCATTTACCGGCAGAGGAATTTTACTGTGAGGATCTTGTTTTTCAGCATGTTGCAAAGTTTTTGCTGAACAACTTCTAGGGCTTCTATTTATATCTTCCAATGATATAGGACCATCGTGTGGCGAAGAACGAGAAGAATATCTGTATTAACATAAAAGcatgtaaaaatttcaattattatgttttacaagaataataatacctgaAAAAACAACTTACTCGTCAGTATTTACAATACTCTTAGATTGTGGTGATTGAAAACAGTCGTTGCTGAGATTTAATTTACCATACGTTACACTTAAATCTGACTTTCGTTTTTCTGCTGTGttcgtaataatattttcaatattatcaccatctttctgaaaattagttttttaaatttattatactattattgaaaatctaaattccaaaaaataaagattcaaatattattaaattaagtagtaatttacattgtaagtcattaaaaatacataacttCTAGTTTAAGAACAGAGAGTTGTCggttatttaaaatgaaatataatatttaaatgatatacCATCGACAGCTTTAGAGTATTTAACTGAGATTGAAGACTCGCTATCTGATCCAGTATATTTTGTTCGGCTTTTGGAGATTCCTGTAAAACAAAGtgatattagtattgatattcGGATAAATATGTTTCAATAAAGAAAATACGGAATTTCTGTGTCCTAACTCAGTCGTTTTCTATAGCGAACTTTAATTCATTTTATAGCATTTATTTTCATCTAAAACTTGACAGGCCAATTTAAAAGA
This DNA window, taken from Bicyclus anynana chromosome 1, ilBicAnyn1.1, whole genome shotgun sequence, encodes the following:
- the LOC128199938 gene encoding uncharacterized protein LOC128199938, whose protein sequence is MAQRVKTSTPKHQKTYKVDRSAELTRSTSPDNTDQEISSLTDLPNEDKSPRDYISPGEEKVTSTFTESYAAATTTDYGSLSLGEVPVAGVKKLSDLEMRDKHPDSIEISKTSNKMEEALRAISEELLRCRVLLQGQLPAQVIPDLISSYRAVRN